A window of Candidatus Paceibacterota bacterium genomic DNA:
TGTCTGAGTTCATGGAGAAGCACGCAGTATCAAAGCTCGTCGGTGCGCCTCCGGGATATGTGGGCCACGAAGAAGCAGGCTCACTTACTGAATCTGTTCGACATCGTCCATATTCGGTCGTCCTCTTTGACGAAGTGGAGAAGGCTCATCCTGAGGTCTTCAATATACTCTTGCAAGTTCTTGATGATGGTCGCCTCACCGACTCAAAGGGACGTGTGGTGAATTTCAAGAATACGGTGATTGTCATGACATCAAATATTGGTTCAGAGTTCATCGACAAGATGCAGAGCATGGGCTTTGGCACGGGCGATGTTAGCCAGGATGCAGAGTATGCAAATACAAAGGCAAAAGTCATAGAACACCTGAAAGATTACTTCCGTCCAGAGTTCATCAATCGTCTTGATGAAATCATCAGTTTCGATATTCTCTCACCTGAAGTGGTGCGCAACATCGTTGATGTGCAAATTAAGCGCATTGGGGAGCGTCTTGAGCAGAAGGAGATTTCATTAATTGTATCGAGCGATGCTCTTGATAAGCTTGCGAAGGAGGGCTATAATCCTCAGTTTGGTGCTCGACCACTGCGCCGCTTGATTCAAGAGAAGATCTTGAATCCCGTAGCAAATGCGATGATTAAAGAACGACTTCTTACTGGCGCAACGGTCACTGTTGTTCTCAAGAATGATGAGTTGGCAGTAAAAGTAGAGAAGAAAAAGGGACAGTCAAAAGCAAAGCGCGCAAAGGCGTAAACAAAAAGCACACGGTTGTGTGCTTTTTGTATTAACACATCCTCATTGTTGAGGTTGATTATTGCGCATCATCGGTGGGATCGCATCGTTTCGAAGTTGAATGGTCTTCGCATTGATGCTTCCATCAGGATTTGCATCACCACTAATAGAGACGTTCTTGTTTACTTCAAGGTCTACTGCAGCGCCTTCAACAAATTTCGTTATCGTAGTTAAAGGGGAGACGAATACTATTTTCGAGCCCCCGTCACTCATGGCAACGACGATATTCGAGTCATTCTTTGAAAGAATTTTACCAGTGAGGAAGCCGGAAAAAGACGCCTGATTACGCGGACGCGTACCTCCTTGTCGCAAATTAGTAGGGACGCCATCAGTTGTGCTCGTATTTTGTGGTTTTGCTTCTCGTGTTGCATATCGTGCACCACCATAGAAGGAAAGTGCAGAAGAGAGGAGTACGATAGCTAGTGTGAGATAGATATGTTTGTGTAATGTATTCATGAGAAATATATTTGTCCGCTAATAACTACTCGTAGCGCAATGCCTCAATAGGATTGAGTGCTGCTGCACGTCGCGCAGGATAATATCCAAAGACAATTCCAATGGTTGCTGAGACTCCAAATGCAAGAAGTATCGAAGTCGTTGATACCTCTGTGGCAATTCCAGACAAGCTTGTTACGAGCAGGGAGATAAGCCAACCAAGTAGTATTCCAATAAAGCCCCCAAGGAAAGTAAGCATTACTGCTTCGACAAGAAACTGAAAGCTAATATCTCTGCGCTTGGCACCAATCGCTTTGCGGAGTCCAATTTCGCGTGTGCGCTCAGTGACCGTGGTGAGCATCATATTCATAATACCGATTCCACCGACGATTAACGAAATTCCCGCTATCGCCGAGAGAAGCATCGTCATGGTGTTGGTGATAGCTGATGCCGTTGCAAGAATGTCTTGCTGATTGAGTACTTGGAAGTCTGCAAGTTTTGGGTCACTAATGTTGTGCTTGCGCAGCAAGAGAGTCGTGATTTCTTCCTGCACGGTTGCCATTTCATTTGGATCCTCAGCAGCGACACTTATGGTGGTGACATAAGTATCACCAGCAAGATAGCGCTGCGCTGTAGATATCGGGACAAAAATCATATCATCAGGGTTAGAAAATCCTGATCCGCCTTTGGCCTTAGTGATGCCAATGATCTTGAACTGAACATTTTTAATACGAACTGTTTCTCCGATAGCCTCTGCACCAATACCAAAGAGATCATCACGTGTTGTTGGTCCGATGACGGCAACTCGAGCGAGATCCTTAACATTCATATCGCTAATGAATGATCCAGACTCAATTTCGAGATTACGTACCACGGGGTAACTACTTACTGTCCCAACTATCTGGGTATTTGTATTCGTTCCTTTTGCGGTAACTTGATAGCGCTTGGATATTTCAGGCGCAATTGCTTTTGCGAGTGTCACTTCCTTTGCGATTGCATCCGCATCTTCCTGCTTCAGTGTGGTTGCAGATCCTCGTCCCGCACTTACTGGCCCAGCAGCAGCTCCACGCGCCTGACCAGGCATGACCAGCACAAGGTTTGATCCAATAGATTGAATACTTGATTGGATTGAGCCAGAGGCACCTTGTCCAATTGCAATCATTGCAACGACTGATCCAATACCAATAACAATTCCAAGAATTGTCAGCCCAGAGCGTGCTTTATTCGCAGAAAGCGCAGTATAGGTCTCATGGAGTGTATCTTCAATTTTCATATTAGAGGAGGTTTACCGCAAGACGTTGCGTATGTTGCTTACTGTCACTAACTATGTCGCCATCACGAATATGGATAATACGCTCCGCATGTTCAGCGATATCGGGTTCGTGGGTGATAAGTACGATAGTTCTCCCTTGCTCTTTGTGCAGTCGCTGGAAAGTCTCAAGTACCATATTGCCAGTTTTTGTATCAAGATTTCCAGTAGGCTCGTCAGCGAGAATGAGCGTGGGGTTATTTACGAGTGCGCGAGCAATTGCCACACGTTGCATCATGCCTCCCGAAAGTTGATTCGAGAAATGTCCCCAGAATTGTTCAGGAAATGCTGATGCGGCAAGGGCCTCTTTCGCTTTTGCAATACGTTCTTCTTCTCCTACTTCTGCATATATGAGAGGGAGCATGACATTACGCAAGACACTGGTGCGAGGGAGAAGGTTGAATGATTGAAATACAAAACCAATCTTTTCCATGCGAATATCCGCAAGTGCGTCATCGGAGAGCTGTGCAACATCTTTGCCATCGAGGATATATTCTCCACGGGATGGAGTGTCGAGACACCCAATGATGTGCATCAGTGTTGATTTGCCAGAGCCGGATGGCCCCATGATTGCCACGAATTCGCCATCATTGATAGTAAAAGACACGTCGCGGAGCGCATGGGTCTCCATGTCACCGTTCACGTAAGTCTTTCCGATGTGATTACATTCAATCATATGCTTAGCCTCTTCCTCCTAAACCTGGAAATCTTAATCCGCCTTGCTGGGTTCCAGTTGTTGCAGCTGCGGCACTCGAATTTATGGTTTGCACTACGATGGTGTCGCCTTCGCTGAGGCCAGAAATGATTTGTGTACGAGTGTCATTGGAAATACCGGTCTCAACGGTCACTGTTGTGGGGGAGCCGTTATTGTAAAGCTCTACTGATTTTGTCATTCCCTTGTTTTTTATCGCAGAACTTGGAATGAGTAATGCTTCCTGTTTTACGTCGGTAATGATAGCTGCAGAAACACTCATTCCTGGCTTAACTCGTTCATCTTGCGCGTCAAAAGAAATCTTTACTGCATAGGTGACAACACCTTGAGATATGGTACCAACGGAGTCAATTTCCGATACTGCACCTGCGATATTTAGGCCATCTATTGCATCAAATGAAAGAGTAACCTGTTGTCCTACTTTTGCTTTGGCGACATCAACCTCGTTGAGGGTAATTTCGGCAATGCGTTGTTTCGTGATAAGGGTTGCGATAGTCGTGCCTGAAGACACTGCATCTGCAACTTTAACGGGAATGCTTGCTATGACACAGTCAAATGGCGCACGTATGGTATAGTCTGCTAGTTTTTCTTGTGCGTCAGCAAGTGCATTTGCGCGCTGCTGCACAGAAAGTTTTTGTGATTGAACATCAAGTGGGTCCGCTCCACTGCGAAGCTTCGCGAGTGATTGTGTTTTCTCTGCGATTGTGCGTACTGCACTAGCAATCGTGTCTGTGTCACTGCGTAATGCATTTTTTGAATTGATCAATGCCTGTAGGTCAGCATTTAGTTTGTCTGTGTATGAGCTGAGTGTGGCAATATGGGTATCTGTCTTTGTATCTCGAGTCTGATTCGAGCTAGATATCTTCGACTGTATCGCACTGCTTACATTTTTAACCACAGTGGCGATGGTTTTTGCGGTCGAGTAAGTTTCATCAATAAGCATGCTCACCTGCGCATTGTCCGTGTAGAGTGTCGCATTCTTATAATCGAGAAGGTTTCTCTGATATGCACTATCAGCGATAGAGTATGAGTCATTGAGCGCATTGTACTCACTGATCGAGCTGGTGTATGCATCAAGGCCATGTTGCGAATAGAGAATGTCATGGAGTCCGGTGACCGTGCTTGAGAGGTCAATAAATGTACTTGCGACGGTATTGTATCCTTCGTTTCCCGCCTTCTTAAGATCCTCCTCTGCTCCTTTTTTTGCATCCACAGCTTGAGCGAGTGCATTTTCAGACTGCGTTATCGCAAGTTGGTCTGCAGGTTGAGTAAGTTTCTGAAGTGCGAGCTGTGCACTCTTTAAATTCGCTGATGCGTCTCGAACTGCTTTCTCGGCATCAATGGCATCAATTTTTGCGATGATAGTGCCAGCAGCAACCTCCTGTCCATTGGTCGCTAAGATCTTAGTAATCGTGCCAGACACTTTCGGCTTTAAGTCGAGCTGGTTTGATGCAGAAGTTTGGCCCGTTGCACTGACTGATGCGACGATCGTGCCCTTTGTGACTACACCGGTCACATAACGAACACCATTTGTTGTGGTGAAGAATTTCTTATATCCGTAGTAACCTGCGACAACAAGGAGAATGAGAATTGCCGCTGTTTTCTTTCTGTTTGCTTTAATAATGTCGAAAATCTTCTTATACATGATGTGCGTTATATTATTCGTAAATACGTGCGAATGAGCTCGCTTTTGCGAGTATGATTGCTCCATATATAGTAACACTTTAGAGGAGAGAGATGTAGAGAAGATGAAGAAGGAATGTAAGTTGGTTGCAGGGGAGGGGTAGGGAGAATCGGTCCAAGTCACAAAGTGTTTTGGCTGCGAAGCATCCAAAAGTACTAAGTGCTCGCAAAATTTCATGAGGGAGATATCTCACGAACTTTGCTCGCGCACTCCGGAGG
This region includes:
- a CDS encoding ABC transporter permease, translating into MKIEDTLHETYTALSANKARSGLTILGIVIGIGSVVAMIAIGQGASGSIQSSIQSIGSNLVLVMPGQARGAAAGPVSAGRGSATTLKQEDADAIAKEVTLAKAIAPEISKRYQVTAKGTNTNTQIVGTVSSYPVVRNLEIESGSFISDMNVKDLARVAVIGPTTRDDLFGIGAEAIGETVRIKNVQFKIIGITKAKGGSGFSNPDDMIFVPISTAQRYLAGDTYVTTISVAAEDPNEMATVQEEITTLLLRKHNISDPKLADFQVLNQQDILATASAITNTMTMLLSAIAGISLIVGGIGIMNMMLTTVTERTREIGLRKAIGAKRRDISFQFLVEAVMLTFLGGFIGILLGWLISLLVTSLSGIATEVSTTSILLAFGVSATIGIVFGYYPARRAAALNPIEALRYE
- a CDS encoding ABC transporter ATP-binding protein — its product is MIECNHIGKTYVNGDMETHALRDVSFTINDGEFVAIMGPSGSGKSTLMHIIGCLDTPSRGEYILDGKDVAQLSDDALADIRMEKIGFVFQSFNLLPRTSVLRNVMLPLIYAEVGEEERIAKAKEALAASAFPEQFWGHFSNQLSGGMMQRVAIARALVNNPTLILADEPTGNLDTKTGNMVLETFQRLHKEQGRTIVLITHEPDIAEHAERIIHIRDGDIVSDSKQHTQRLAVNLL
- a CDS encoding efflux RND transporter periplasmic adaptor subunit translates to MYKKIFDIIKANRKKTAAILILLVVAGYYGYKKFFTTTNGVRYVTGVVTKGTIVASVSATGQTSASNQLDLKPKVSGTITKILATNGQEVAAGTIIAKIDAIDAEKAVRDASANLKSAQLALQKLTQPADQLAITQSENALAQAVDAKKGAEEDLKKAGNEGYNTVASTFIDLSSTVTGLHDILYSQHGLDAYTSSISEYNALNDSYSIADSAYQRNLLDYKNATLYTDNAQVSMLIDETYSTAKTIATVVKNVSSAIQSKISSSNQTRDTKTDTHIATLSSYTDKLNADLQALINSKNALRSDTDTIASAVRTIAEKTQSLAKLRSGADPLDVQSQKLSVQQRANALADAQEKLADYTIRAPFDCVIASIPVKVADAVSSGTTIATLITKQRIAEITLNEVDVAKAKVGQQVTLSFDAIDGLNIAGAVSEIDSVGTISQGVVTYAVKISFDAQDERVKPGMSVSAAIITDVKQEALLIPSSAIKNKGMTKSVELYNNGSPTTVTVETGISNDTRTQIISGLSEGDTIVVQTINSSAAAATTGTQQGGLRFPGLGGRG